One Oryza glaberrima chromosome 11, OglaRS2, whole genome shotgun sequence genomic region harbors:
- the LOC127755609 gene encoding uncharacterized protein LOC127755609 isoform X2 has translation MVAMGADEEEERRMHQGCMAGFFHLFDRPQILSGKRLHHQPRRLLSSSSGSATPSERSMQLDRSPERATPLPSPDMTPPAAPRPSLQLPPLETKDGGGAPAVWRLPRLSLDSRAVVDARGKLRPRDIRTSPAAPPSPGAGGGDERRSPSVVARLMGLDALPRGAPDERDAAPCGGELRRSASERVPRDPACFRFVDPSFFERPSPPVTPQQQRPSSPAAEAALRRAPDPACPRGGIQRRSRFDAHDVFPEPAKRVVDSAAAGHGEIALYGEIERRLRKRGIAEPARDLETLKQILEALQLKGLLRHTPPPPVSSLRTQPPPPPIVVMRPSSRPPQPPASRTSPTRRVRVDADNARRPRSPDRAASPARSPASPARRGPQSPQRRVSPAQSPRYQPPLRKPSTGDRSRIARRGGHGSAALSPDDDASTTFSDGTSSGSLSASSRWDFERARPDELRTDRGLLERCGKLLSSIQAFTAGDDQQPSPVSVLDAAAFLADEDSPSSSGSKRAIFFGAAVPAPHAATASASDQDDDDDQWDTWTVGPDVDPDYAYVAEVVKVFDRTTRDPSAVYAAAAKTTTGGDDDTCHHHRMLLCAAAVEALDRRRAACAWDPVSWLRGGELVDHVWAEVRRAREPVAAPDADLDLNELIRGGVVRDLAADHHRWPPSSSQLLPGAEVADAVLQIERLVFKDLVADTIRELADVGLRLPRRKLVF, from the exons atggtGGCGATGGGcgcggacgaggaggaggagcggcggatgCACCAGGGCTGCATGGCCGGGTTCTTCCACCTGTTCGACCGCCCGCAGATACTCTCCGGCAAGCGCCTCCATCAccagcctcgccgcctcctGTCATCCTCCAGC GGGTCGGCGACGCCGTCGGAGAGGTCGATGCAGCTGGACCGGTCGCCGGAGCGGgcgacgccgctgccgtcgcccgaCATGACGCCACCGGCTGCGCCGAGGCCGTCGCTGCAGCTGCCGCCGCTGGAGACGAAGGACGGGGGTGGCGCGCCCGCGGTGTGGCGGCTGCCGCGGCTGTCGCTGGACAGCCGCGCGGTGGTGGACGCCAGGGGGAAGCTGCGGCCGCGCGACATCCGGacgtcgcccgccgcgccgccgtccccgggggccggcggcggggacgagcGACGCTCGCCCAGCGTCGTCGCGCGGCTCATGGGCCTCGACGCGCTGCCGCGTGGCGCTCCGGACGAGCGGGACGCGGCGCCGTGTGGGGGTgagctccggcggtcggcgtcCGAGCGCGTGCCGCGTGACCCGGCCTGCTTCAGGTTCGTTGACCCGAGCTTCTTCGAgaggccctcgccgccggtgacgccgcagcagcagaggccgtcttcgccggcggccgaggcggcgctgcggcgcgCGCCGGATCCCGCGTGCCCGCGCGGTGGGATTCAGAGGCGTAGCCGCTTCGACGCGCACGACGTGTTCCCGGAGCCCGCGAAGCGCGTCGTCGACTCGGCCGCGGCGGGGCACGGCGAGATCGCGCTCTACGGCGAGATCGAGCGGCGCCTCCGCAAGCGCGGGATCGCCGAGCCGGCCAGGGATCTGGAGACGCTCAAGCAAATCTTGGAGGCGCTCCAGCTCAAGGGCCTCCTCCGccacaccccgccgccgccggtctcgTCGCTGCgcacccagccgccgccgcctcctatcGTCGTCATGCGGCCCTCGTCGCGGCCGCCAcagccgccggcgtcgcggacGTCGCCCACCCGCCGAGTCCGCGTCGACGCCGACAATGCCCGGCGCCCGCGCTCACCGGaccgcgccgcgtcgcccgcaCGGAGCCCGGCTTCCCCCGCTCGACGCGGCCCTCAGTCCCCGCAGCGACGCGTCTCGCCGGCGCAGTCGCCGAGGTACCAGCCGCCGCTCAGGAAGCCGAGCACCGGCGACCGCTCCCGCATTGCCCGCCGCGGCGGTCACGGCAGCGCGGCGCTGTctcccgacgacgacgcgtccACCACCTTCTCCGACGGCACCAGCAGCGGCTCACTCAgcgcctcctcccgctgggACTTCGAG CGCGCGCGCCCCGACGAGCTCCGCACCGACCGCGGCCTTCTCGAGCGCTGCGGCAAGCTGCTGAGCAGCATCCAGGCgttcaccgccggcgacgaccagcAGCCGAGCCCGGTGTCCGtgctcgacgcggcggcgttcctcgccgacgaggactcgccgtcgtcgtcggggtcgAAGCGCGCCATCTtcttcggcgccgccgtcccggcCCCGCACGCCGCGACGGCGTCCGCGTCCGaccaagacgacgacgacgaccagtgGGACACGTGGACGGTGGGCCCGGACGTCGACCCGGACTACGCCTACGTGGCGGAGGTCGTCAAGGTGTTCGACCGGACGACGCGGGACCCATCCGCCGtgtacgccgcggcggcgaagaccaccaccggcggcgacgacgacacgtGCCACCATCACCGGATGCTCCTctgcgccgcggcggtggaggcgctcGACCGCCGGCGAGCCGCCTGCGCGTGGGACCCGGTGTCGtggctccgcggcggcgagctggtgGACCACGTCTGGGCCGAGGtgaggcgcgcgcgcgagcccgtggcggcgccggacgCCGACCTCGACCTGAACGAGCTgatccgcggcggcgtcgtccgcgacctcgccgccgaccaccaccggtggccaccgtcgtcgtcgcagctgCTGCCCGGCGCGGAGGTGGCCGACGCCGTGCTGCAGATCGAGCGGCTGGTGTTCAAGGACCTCGTCGCCGACACCATCCGCGAGCTCGCCGACGTCGGCCTCCGCCTGCCACGTCGGAAACTGgtcttctaa
- the LOC127755609 gene encoding uncharacterized protein LOC127755609 isoform X1, whose translation MVAMGADEEEERRMHQGCMAGFFHLFDRPQILSGKRLHHQPRRLLSSSSGSATPSERSMQLDRSPERATPLPSPDMTPPAAPRPSLQLPPLETKDGGGAPAVWRLPRLSLDSRAVVDARGKLRPRDIRTSPAAPPSPGAGGGDERRSPSVVARLMGLDALPRGAPDERDAAPCGGELRRSASERVPRDPACFRFVDPSFFERPSPPVTPQQQRPSSPAAEAALRRAPDPACPRGGIQRRSRFDAHDVFPEPAKRVVDSAAAGHGEIALYGEIERRLRKRGIAEPARDLETLKQILEALQLKGLLRHTPPPPVSSLRTQPPPPPIVVMRPSSRPPQPPASRTSPTRRVRVDADNARRPRSPDRAASPARSPASPARRGPQSPQRRVSPAQSPRYQPPLRKPSTGDRSRIARRGGHGSAALSPDDDASTTFSDGTSSGSLSASSRWDFEQRARPDELRTDRGLLERCGKLLSSIQAFTAGDDQQPSPVSVLDAAAFLADEDSPSSSGSKRAIFFGAAVPAPHAATASASDQDDDDDQWDTWTVGPDVDPDYAYVAEVVKVFDRTTRDPSAVYAAAAKTTTGGDDDTCHHHRMLLCAAAVEALDRRRAACAWDPVSWLRGGELVDHVWAEVRRAREPVAAPDADLDLNELIRGGVVRDLAADHHRWPPSSSQLLPGAEVADAVLQIERLVFKDLVADTIRELADVGLRLPRRKLVF comes from the exons atggtGGCGATGGGcgcggacgaggaggaggagcggcggatgCACCAGGGCTGCATGGCCGGGTTCTTCCACCTGTTCGACCGCCCGCAGATACTCTCCGGCAAGCGCCTCCATCAccagcctcgccgcctcctGTCATCCTCCAGC GGGTCGGCGACGCCGTCGGAGAGGTCGATGCAGCTGGACCGGTCGCCGGAGCGGgcgacgccgctgccgtcgcccgaCATGACGCCACCGGCTGCGCCGAGGCCGTCGCTGCAGCTGCCGCCGCTGGAGACGAAGGACGGGGGTGGCGCGCCCGCGGTGTGGCGGCTGCCGCGGCTGTCGCTGGACAGCCGCGCGGTGGTGGACGCCAGGGGGAAGCTGCGGCCGCGCGACATCCGGacgtcgcccgccgcgccgccgtccccgggggccggcggcggggacgagcGACGCTCGCCCAGCGTCGTCGCGCGGCTCATGGGCCTCGACGCGCTGCCGCGTGGCGCTCCGGACGAGCGGGACGCGGCGCCGTGTGGGGGTgagctccggcggtcggcgtcCGAGCGCGTGCCGCGTGACCCGGCCTGCTTCAGGTTCGTTGACCCGAGCTTCTTCGAgaggccctcgccgccggtgacgccgcagcagcagaggccgtcttcgccggcggccgaggcggcgctgcggcgcgCGCCGGATCCCGCGTGCCCGCGCGGTGGGATTCAGAGGCGTAGCCGCTTCGACGCGCACGACGTGTTCCCGGAGCCCGCGAAGCGCGTCGTCGACTCGGCCGCGGCGGGGCACGGCGAGATCGCGCTCTACGGCGAGATCGAGCGGCGCCTCCGCAAGCGCGGGATCGCCGAGCCGGCCAGGGATCTGGAGACGCTCAAGCAAATCTTGGAGGCGCTCCAGCTCAAGGGCCTCCTCCGccacaccccgccgccgccggtctcgTCGCTGCgcacccagccgccgccgcctcctatcGTCGTCATGCGGCCCTCGTCGCGGCCGCCAcagccgccggcgtcgcggacGTCGCCCACCCGCCGAGTCCGCGTCGACGCCGACAATGCCCGGCGCCCGCGCTCACCGGaccgcgccgcgtcgcccgcaCGGAGCCCGGCTTCCCCCGCTCGACGCGGCCCTCAGTCCCCGCAGCGACGCGTCTCGCCGGCGCAGTCGCCGAGGTACCAGCCGCCGCTCAGGAAGCCGAGCACCGGCGACCGCTCCCGCATTGCCCGCCGCGGCGGTCACGGCAGCGCGGCGCTGTctcccgacgacgacgcgtccACCACCTTCTCCGACGGCACCAGCAGCGGCTCACTCAgcgcctcctcccgctgggACTTCGAG CAGCGCGCGCGCCCCGACGAGCTCCGCACCGACCGCGGCCTTCTCGAGCGCTGCGGCAAGCTGCTGAGCAGCATCCAGGCgttcaccgccggcgacgaccagcAGCCGAGCCCGGTGTCCGtgctcgacgcggcggcgttcctcgccgacgaggactcgccgtcgtcgtcggggtcgAAGCGCGCCATCTtcttcggcgccgccgtcccggcCCCGCACGCCGCGACGGCGTCCGCGTCCGaccaagacgacgacgacgaccagtgGGACACGTGGACGGTGGGCCCGGACGTCGACCCGGACTACGCCTACGTGGCGGAGGTCGTCAAGGTGTTCGACCGGACGACGCGGGACCCATCCGCCGtgtacgccgcggcggcgaagaccaccaccggcggcgacgacgacacgtGCCACCATCACCGGATGCTCCTctgcgccgcggcggtggaggcgctcGACCGCCGGCGAGCCGCCTGCGCGTGGGACCCGGTGTCGtggctccgcggcggcgagctggtgGACCACGTCTGGGCCGAGGtgaggcgcgcgcgcgagcccgtggcggcgccggacgCCGACCTCGACCTGAACGAGCTgatccgcggcggcgtcgtccgcgacctcgccgccgaccaccaccggtggccaccgtcgtcgtcgcagctgCTGCCCGGCGCGGAGGTGGCCGACGCCGTGCTGCAGATCGAGCGGCTGGTGTTCAAGGACCTCGTCGCCGACACCATCCGCGAGCTCGCCGACGTCGGCCTCCGCCTGCCACGTCGGAAACTGgtcttctaa